From Xyrauchen texanus isolate HMW12.3.18 chromosome 9, RBS_HiC_50CHRs, whole genome shotgun sequence, the proteins below share one genomic window:
- the LOC127649630 gene encoding gastrula zinc finger protein XlCGF57.1-like — protein sequence MKFLKEEFKKESEDISITEACRMKHEDTEEQIDMIEVKEESQELNDVEEKHHQHHTFDHFMTGEESFSGSKTEIDFSQKITRRARAKKSFTCHQCGKSFAQKGTLNTHLKYHTGEKPFTCHQCGKSFVQKGDLNCHMRIHTREKSFTCHHCEKSFTHKKNLNTHLKRHTGEKLFSCFQCGKCFFFKRGLKSHITIHTGEKPYTCSQCGKSFRDRGNFKSHMRIHTGEKSFTCHQCEKSFKHKRNLNTHLKRHTGEKPFLCFQCGKSFSLQKDLKRHMRIHTGEKPFTCHQCGKSFRESGHFKNHMRIHTGEKPYTCLQCGKCFTQVGHLTIHLQYHSGLRPFNCDQCGKTFTAASHLKVHLITHTNEKPYVCSFCGKSFDTSSNLKVHERVHTGEKPYHCTSCEKSFSSSSSLKTHSKKCGPKLSL from the exons ATGAAGTTTTTAAAAGAGGAGTTTAAAAaggagagtgaagacatcagTATAACAGAAGCATGCAGAATGaaacatgaagatactgaggaacaaataG ACATGATAGAAGTAAAAgaagaaagtcaagaactgaatgacgTGGAGGAGAAACATCATCAGCATCATACATTTGATCATTTCATGACTGGAGAAGAATCTTTTAGTGGCTCAAAGACTGAAATTGATTTCTCACAGAAAATAACTCGAAGAGCAAGAGCCAAAAAATCTTTCacttgccatcagtgtggaaagagttttgcacaaaaAGGAACCCTTAACACTCACTTAAAAtatcacactggagagaagcctttcacctgccatcagtgtgggaagagttttgTGCAAAAAGGAGATTTAAActgtcacatgagaattcacacaagAGAGAAATCTTTCACCTGCCATcattgtgaaaagagtttcacgcACAAAAAAAACCTTAACACTCACTTAAAAcgtcacactggagagaagctgTTCTCGTGCTTTCAATGtggaaaatgtttcttttttaaaagagGCCTTAAGAGTCACATAacaattcacactggagagaagccttacacctgctctcaatgtggaaagagtttcagagaTCGAGGAAACTTTAAGagccacatgagaattcacactggagagaaatcTTTCACCTGCCATcaatgtgaaaagagtttcaaacACAAAAGAAACCTTAACACTCACTTAAAAcgtcatactggagagaagccattctTGTGCTTtcaatgtggaaaaagtttctCACTTCAAAAAGACCTTAagcgtcacatgagaattcacacaggagagaagcctttcacatgccatcagtgtggaaagagtttcagagaGAGTGGACACTTTAAgaatcacatgagaattcacactggagagaaaccttacacgtgtcttcagtgtggaaagtgtttcacaCAAGTAGGCCATCTCACAATTCATCTGCAGTATCACTCTGGATTAAGAccatttaactgtgatcagtgtGGCAAGACGTTTACAGCGGCATCACATCTAAAGGTACACCTGATTACTCATACTAACGAGAAGCCTTACGTGTGTTCTTTTTGCGGAAAGAGTTTTGATACTTCATCAAACCTGAAAGTACAtgagagagtgcatactggagagaagccataccactgcacttcatgtgAGAAGAGTTTCAGCTCATCAAGTAGTCTAAAGACTCATTCAAAAAAGTGTGGTCCAAAATTGTCATTGTGA